A section of the Elizabethkingia anophelis R26 genome encodes:
- the hemE gene encoding uroporphyrinogen decarboxylase: MIKNDLYLRALKGETVERPPVWMMRQAGRYLPEFIALRDKYDFFTRCQTPELAAEITVQPIRRFPLDAAILFSDILVVPQAMGIDFKMKENVGPWLDNPIRTKEAVEQIVVPDVDDTLSYVFDAITLTLEHLNNEIPLIGFAGSPWTILCYCVEGKGSKAFDIAKSFCFQQPEAAHQLLQKITDTTIAYLKRKVEKGVSAVQVFDSWGGMLSPADYQEFSWKYINQIVEALSPLTEVVVFAKGCWYALEDMAKSKASALGVDWTVTPEIARKLTGGNITLQGNFDPARLHSSPETIRKMVHEMIDRFGKDKYIANLGHGILPNIPVENAEAFIRAVVEYKA, encoded by the coding sequence ATGATTAAGAACGACTTATACTTAAGAGCCCTAAAAGGTGAAACTGTTGAAAGACCTCCGGTATGGATGATGAGACAAGCGGGAAGATATCTTCCTGAGTTTATTGCTCTTCGCGATAAATATGATTTCTTCACCCGCTGCCAGACTCCTGAGCTGGCTGCTGAAATTACAGTACAGCCTATCAGAAGATTTCCGTTGGATGCAGCAATCCTTTTCTCTGATATTTTAGTTGTTCCTCAGGCAATGGGCATCGATTTCAAAATGAAAGAGAATGTTGGCCCCTGGCTGGACAATCCTATACGTACAAAAGAAGCTGTAGAACAAATTGTAGTTCCAGATGTAGATGATACATTATCTTATGTTTTCGATGCTATTACCCTAACACTGGAACATCTTAATAATGAAATCCCATTAATTGGTTTCGCAGGCAGCCCTTGGACAATCCTGTGTTACTGTGTAGAAGGAAAAGGAAGTAAAGCTTTTGATATTGCTAAATCTTTCTGCTTCCAACAGCCAGAAGCGGCACACCAGCTTTTACAGAAAATAACTGATACTACAATTGCTTACCTGAAAAGAAAAGTGGAAAAAGGAGTTTCGGCAGTACAGGTTTTCGACTCTTGGGGAGGAATGCTCTCACCTGCAGATTATCAGGAATTCTCATGGAAATATATCAACCAGATCGTGGAAGCTTTAAGTCCACTAACTGAAGTTGTTGTATTTGCTAAAGGATGTTGGTATGCACTGGAAGATATGGCTAAATCTAAAGCTTCAGCTCTTGGTGTAGATTGGACAGTAACTCCGGAAATTGCAAGAAAGTTAACTGGCGGAAATATTACACTTCAGGGTAATTTCGATCCGGCAAGATTGCATTCTTCACCAGAAACGATTCGCAAAATGGTTCATGAAATGATTGACCGTTTCGGAAAAGATAAGTACATTGCTAATCTTGGACACGGAATTCTTCCTAATATCCCAGTAGAAAATGCAGAAGCCTTCATCAGAGCTGTTGTAGAATATAAAGCGTAA
- a CDS encoding IS3 family transposase, with the protein MLKSSLHALHVGRDKLFSILKANNMLIKPKRNYRITTDSHHRFRKHKNLIENMALEQPEQVWVSDITYIGGRGNNCYLALITDAYSKKIMGYDVSDSLATEGSLRALNMAIKQRKYKKPLIHHSDRGLQYCSNDYQKILKKKNIKPSMTQSYDPYANAIAERVNGILKQEFLLEDYHVDIRTMKLLVKDAIHIYNTKRPHWSGYMKTPEQMHKQDRIKIRTYKNKNSCRASPTAIS; encoded by the coding sequence ATGCTTAAATCTTCTCTGCATGCATTACATGTGGGACGGGATAAACTTTTCAGCATACTAAAAGCCAATAACATGCTCATAAAACCTAAAAGAAATTATCGAATAACCACGGATTCACACCATCGGTTCAGAAAACATAAGAATCTGATAGAAAACATGGCATTGGAACAGCCCGAACAGGTCTGGGTTTCGGATATTACTTATATTGGAGGTAGGGGGAATAATTGCTATCTGGCTTTGATTACAGATGCTTATTCCAAGAAAATAATGGGATATGATGTTTCTGATAGTCTAGCAACTGAGGGATCTCTCAGAGCCTTGAATATGGCTATAAAACAAAGAAAGTATAAGAAACCTCTGATTCATCATTCTGACAGGGGCCTGCAATATTGCAGTAATGATTATCAGAAAATACTGAAAAAGAAAAATATTAAGCCTTCTATGACACAAAGCTATGACCCTTATGCGAATGCTATTGCTGAAAGAGTAAATGGGATACTCAAGCAAGAATTCTTATTAGAAGATTATCACGTCGACATACGGACAATGAAGTTACTGGTAAAAGATGCTATTCATATTTATAACACCAAAAGACCGCATTGGTCGGGATATATGAAAACTCCTGAGCAAATGCATAAACAAGATCGTATTAAAATAAGAACTTATAAAAACAAAAATAGCTGTCGGGCTAGTCCGACAGCTATCTCATAA
- a CDS encoding GNAT family N-acetyltransferase produces the protein MEVPLKIETERLILSPLKESDIPLITEYLQEKIISDNTSNIPYPYSESDARTWIKMSDDALTAKTGYTFAIREKEGEIIGAIGLHDRNGDKAELGYWIAVPFWNKGYATEAAAAILSFGIKELKFHKIYATHFIHNPASGRIMEKIGMHKEAVLKHHIKKEGHYLDIQMYSIII, from the coding sequence ATGGAAGTTCCCTTGAAAATAGAAACAGAACGTCTGATTCTTTCTCCTTTGAAAGAATCAGATATTCCGTTGATTACAGAGTATTTACAGGAAAAAATTATTTCTGATAATACTTCTAATATACCTTATCCATATTCCGAATCCGATGCCCGAACCTGGATAAAAATGTCAGATGATGCTCTGACAGCTAAAACCGGTTATACTTTTGCCATACGTGAAAAAGAAGGGGAAATAATTGGCGCAATTGGCCTACATGACAGGAATGGTGATAAAGCTGAATTAGGTTACTGGATTGCTGTTCCTTTCTGGAACAAAGGATATGCTACAGAAGCTGCTGCTGCAATTCTAAGTTTCGGAATTAAAGAGTTAAAATTCCATAAAATTTATGCCACACACTTTATTCATAATCCGGCTTCCGGAAGGATTATGGAAAAAATAGGGATGCATAAAGAGGCTGTTTTAAAACATCATATAAAAAAGGAAGGGCACTACTTAGACATCCAAATGTACTCGATTATCATCTAA
- a CDS encoding xylulokinase, translating to MLLLGIDLGTSSVKVSVVSAETQETIVSVSYPEQEADIISLQTGWAEQSPDIWWDHTVKAIQKAHSARKYNPQDIKAIGISYQMHGLVVTDKDNNVLRNAIIWCDSRAVEIGERALEEMGRDKILKSHLNSPGNFTAAKLAWIKINEPQLYQRIAKIMLPGDFLTMKLTGEINTTISALSEGIFWDFKENNISSIVLDYFGFDKNLIPEINPVFSNHGILTPEVVNLLQLSCDTVVSYKAGDQPNNALSLNVLNPGEAAATAGTSGVIYGVSNQLVSDPNSRVNTFAHVNYLPEDVKTGILLCINGTGIQNSWIKKILGTNLSYNELNTLGQQAPAGSKGLKVLPFGNGAERMLNNRIAQSHIQYIDFNKHGRAEIIRACQEGIAFSFRYGFDILRENGINSSVIRAGYTNLFLSPLFCSSFVNTTSTPVELFESNGSKGAALGAGIGIHYYSSPKEAFSNINKIHIVEPEHKDLYEDLYQEWKTTLNNIIKQ from the coding sequence ATGCTATTATTAGGAATAGACTTAGGAACTTCATCAGTAAAAGTTTCAGTGGTCTCAGCAGAGACTCAGGAAACCATTGTATCTGTAAGCTATCCTGAACAGGAAGCAGATATTATATCCCTGCAAACTGGCTGGGCAGAACAATCTCCGGATATATGGTGGGACCATACCGTAAAAGCTATACAAAAGGCTCATTCAGCAAGAAAATATAACCCGCAGGATATAAAAGCGATAGGTATATCTTACCAGATGCATGGCCTTGTTGTTACAGATAAAGATAATAATGTACTAAGGAATGCCATTATCTGGTGTGACAGCCGTGCCGTAGAAATTGGAGAAAGAGCCCTGGAGGAAATGGGCAGAGATAAAATACTAAAATCACACCTGAATTCTCCAGGTAACTTTACTGCAGCAAAGCTTGCGTGGATCAAAATCAATGAACCCCAACTTTATCAACGTATTGCTAAAATTATGCTTCCCGGTGATTTCCTTACTATGAAACTAACCGGAGAGATTAATACAACAATTAGTGCCCTCTCGGAAGGAATATTCTGGGATTTCAAAGAGAATAATATCTCTTCTATTGTTCTTGATTATTTCGGATTCGACAAAAATTTAATACCCGAAATAAATCCCGTCTTTAGCAACCATGGTATTCTGACCCCGGAAGTAGTGAATTTACTTCAGCTATCCTGTGATACTGTGGTCAGCTATAAAGCCGGGGACCAGCCTAATAATGCATTATCCCTTAATGTTCTCAATCCCGGAGAAGCCGCTGCAACTGCTGGCACATCTGGTGTCATTTATGGTGTAAGTAATCAGTTGGTCTCAGATCCAAACTCCAGAGTCAATACTTTTGCACATGTTAATTACTTACCCGAAGATGTTAAAACTGGTATCCTGCTTTGTATCAATGGTACAGGTATACAAAACAGCTGGATAAAAAAAATACTCGGTACAAACCTATCATATAACGAACTAAATACTTTGGGACAACAGGCTCCTGCAGGAAGCAAAGGTCTAAAAGTACTTCCTTTTGGTAACGGAGCAGAGCGAATGCTTAATAACCGGATTGCTCAAAGTCATATTCAATATATTGATTTTAATAAACATGGCAGAGCTGAAATTATCCGGGCTTGTCAGGAAGGAATTGCATTTAGTTTTCGCTACGGATTCGACATTTTACGCGAAAACGGGATCAACTCTTCTGTAATAAGAGCCGGATATACCAACCTTTTCCTCAGCCCATTATTTTGCAGCTCATTTGTTAATACAACCTCTACTCCCGTAGAACTTTTTGAAAGCAACGGCAGCAAAGGAGCAGCTCTCGGCGCCGGTATCGGAATTCATTACTACAGTTCTCCCAAAGAAGCATTCAGCAACATTAATAAAATCCACATTGTGGAACCAGAACATAAAGATCTATATGAAGATCTTTATCAGGAGTGGAAAACAACGCTAAACAATATAATAAAGCAATAA
- a CDS encoding nucleoside deaminase produces MFTDEYFMKMAFQEAQAALEKDEVPVGCIVVYNDRIIARAHNLTELLNDVTAHAEMQAITAAANMLGGKYLIDCTMYVTLEPCVMCAGALAWSQLSRIVIGARDEKRGFINKGLSLHPKTEIVSGILENECSALIKDFFKSKR; encoded by the coding sequence ATGTTTACAGACGAATATTTTATGAAAATGGCCTTTCAGGAGGCACAGGCAGCGTTGGAAAAGGATGAAGTACCGGTAGGCTGTATTGTGGTCTATAATGACAGGATCATTGCCAGGGCACATAATCTTACAGAATTACTGAATGATGTAACGGCTCATGCAGAAATGCAGGCGATTACTGCTGCAGCGAATATGCTGGGTGGGAAATATCTTATAGACTGTACAATGTATGTTACATTAGAGCCATGTGTAATGTGTGCCGGAGCATTGGCTTGGTCACAACTTTCAAGAATAGTGATAGGAGCGAGGGATGAAAAGAGAGGATTTATTAATAAAGGTTTGTCACTTCATCCTAAAACTGAAATAGTTTCAGGAATTCTGGAAAATGAATGCTCTGCACTCATTAAAGATTTTTTTAAATCGAAACGTTAG
- a CDS encoding transposase: MDQFKNQYVKRSQKDYSLSFKLAVVQELESGSIGNRAAMRKYGIQGHGTITEWRRKYGTFDIDNRSQHKSMQTPEQKIKELEEKLKRIERHNQYLEARLTESEDKAAILDKLIDLAETEYLIPVRKNSFPDQSNISAKKTKKR; encoded by the coding sequence ATGGACCAATTTAAAAATCAGTATGTAAAGCGTAGTCAAAAAGATTATAGCTTATCCTTTAAACTTGCGGTAGTGCAAGAATTAGAGAGCGGTTCTATCGGGAATCGTGCAGCGATGCGTAAGTATGGCATTCAGGGGCATGGTACTATTACCGAATGGCGCAGAAAATATGGTACCTTTGATATAGATAATCGATCACAACATAAGTCAATGCAAACACCTGAACAGAAAATTAAAGAACTGGAAGAAAAATTAAAACGTATTGAGCGTCACAATCAATACCTGGAAGCCCGTTTAACTGAATCAGAAGATAAAGCGGCTATTTTAGATAAGTTGATAGACCTGGCAGAGACAGAATATTTGATTCCAGTAAGAAAAAACTCCTTTCCCGATCAATCCAATATATCAGCAAAGAAAACAAAAAAGCGATAA
- the hemA gene encoding glutamyl-tRNA reductase yields the protein MAAKLNTYQTSQFTVLSISFEKADAVTRGRFAFFDDHIKSFVNHIHDREMGDAFVVSTCNRTEIYTTTHNYMFVAQLFCETVGVQLMDFMQFVTVKKGTDALDHLFRVAAGLESQIIGDFEIISQIKNAYNRFKEYKLHSNAYLERAINSSIQISKRIKNETGISNGAASVSYAAVHYILKTQKQLPEKNILLLGVGEIGQNTIENLVKHIYKPKVKIANRTAEKAEKIAEKYHIPHINFEDFPKELEQTDILIVATGASKPILYPENMPKKDILVIDLSIPNNVDKTVADVDGVELIDVDALSVQIQETMEQRKKEIPKAETIIKEMSKDFIEWEKKRKMAPHIHVFKNNLKRIEQNEIHKVARKNGEVAEEDLHLTRKMIQKITNRFAKYIIENPHRSEEVTKLLDDILNLQPKEDSYEDH from the coding sequence ATGGCAGCCAAATTGAATACATATCAAACCTCACAATTTACGGTTCTCAGTATTAGTTTCGAGAAAGCCGATGCTGTTACCAGAGGGAGATTTGCCTTTTTCGACGATCATATTAAAAGTTTTGTTAATCATATTCACGATCGCGAAATGGGTGACGCTTTTGTCGTTTCCACATGTAACAGAACCGAGATTTATACCACAACACACAATTATATGTTTGTGGCGCAGTTATTTTGTGAAACCGTGGGTGTACAGCTAATGGATTTCATGCAATTTGTAACTGTAAAAAAAGGAACGGACGCTCTGGATCATCTTTTCAGAGTTGCTGCTGGTCTGGAAAGCCAAATTATTGGAGATTTTGAGATTATTTCTCAGATCAAAAATGCCTACAACCGTTTCAAAGAATACAAACTACATTCCAACGCATATCTGGAAAGAGCAATTAACTCTTCTATTCAGATATCAAAGAGAATAAAGAATGAAACCGGAATCAGCAATGGAGCAGCTTCTGTTTCTTATGCTGCAGTTCATTATATTCTGAAAACTCAGAAACAACTTCCTGAGAAAAACATTTTATTACTGGGTGTTGGTGAAATTGGACAAAATACAATTGAAAATCTTGTAAAGCATATTTACAAACCGAAAGTAAAAATAGCAAACAGAACTGCTGAAAAAGCAGAGAAGATTGCCGAAAAATATCATATTCCTCATATCAATTTCGAGGATTTCCCTAAGGAACTGGAACAAACAGATATTCTTATTGTTGCAACTGGTGCAAGTAAGCCTATCCTTTACCCTGAGAATATGCCTAAAAAGGACATTCTGGTTATAGATCTTTCGATTCCTAATAACGTTGACAAAACGGTTGCTGATGTTGACGGAGTAGAGCTTATCGATGTCGATGCTCTTTCTGTTCAGATTCAGGAGACAATGGAACAACGTAAGAAAGAAATTCCTAAAGCTGAAACTATTATCAAAGAGATGTCTAAGGATTTTATAGAATGGGAGAAAAAGAGAAAAATGGCTCCCCATATCCATGTCTTCAAAAATAACCTGAAAAGAATTGAACAAAATGAGATTCATAAGGTTGCCCGGAAGAATGGTGAAGTAGCTGAAGAAGATTTACATCTGACCCGCAAAATGATTCAGAAAATCACCAATCGTTTTGCTAAATACATCATAGAAAATCCACACCGTTCGGAAGAAGTAACAAAACTTCTGGATGACATCCTAAACCTTCAACCAAAGGAAGACAGTTATGAAGACCATTAA
- a CDS encoding uroporphyrinogen-III synthase, which produces MAIRILFTKELSKEYIQQQLGDYFDPLFLPVIGIRYTEDQIDIKDYHHFIFTSIQGVKAIKEKIIFPENSKFYTVGEKSRKYLEKMGFFVEIIAKNALELSDKIQELNPIKIMHFCSSKALSTLKNQLSKAGFDFAEKIVYETIPLYPEWNTPTDAIVFFSPSGVESFMKNNSVKNERLFAIGETTANYLKSFTDNEIIKSEQETLEDLLQVIKDTYRND; this is translated from the coding sequence ATGGCCATCCGTATTCTTTTCACAAAGGAATTGTCTAAAGAATACATCCAACAACAATTGGGTGATTATTTTGATCCCTTATTTCTTCCCGTTATCGGAATCCGTTATACTGAGGATCAAATTGATATTAAAGACTATCATCATTTTATTTTCACAAGTATTCAGGGAGTAAAAGCAATTAAAGAAAAAATAATCTTCCCGGAAAATTCAAAATTCTATACTGTAGGCGAAAAATCCCGAAAATATTTAGAAAAAATGGGTTTTTTTGTGGAAATCATAGCCAAAAATGCATTAGAACTCTCTGATAAAATTCAGGAGCTAAATCCCATAAAAATAATGCATTTTTGCAGTTCAAAAGCTTTATCTACATTAAAGAATCAATTGTCCAAAGCAGGCTTTGATTTTGCCGAAAAGATAGTTTATGAAACCATACCTTTGTATCCAGAGTGGAATACCCCGACAGATGCTATTGTATTTTTCAGCCCTTCCGGTGTAGAAAGCTTTATGAAAAACAATTCTGTAAAAAATGAAAGGTTATTTGCCATTGGCGAAACAACAGCCAACTATCTAAAATCTTTTACAGACAACGAAATTATAAAAAGTGAACAAGAAACCCTTGAAGATTTGCTTCAGGTAATAAAAGATACTTATAGAAATGATTAA
- the hemC gene encoding hydroxymethylbilane synthase, with amino-acid sequence MKTIKIGTRNSPLAMWQAERVASQLQTLGHKTELVPVVSTGDKNLQQPLYALGITGVFTKDLDIALLNKEIDIAVHSLKDVPTALPTGVIISAVLERDFPEDVLIRNPKAKDKDISELSVATSSLRRKAFWLNQYPNTHFSDIRGNVQTRLKKLEDGLADATLLSLAGIKRMEMDIEYEYLPFLLQAPSQGVVCCASLVENEELTSILAQINHGETYKCTKVERDFLRHLEGGCTAPIGARATISGNSITFEGRIASLDGSKEIDLKEIAEWNDDLGVRFAQQVLDNGGKAIMEKIKTQL; translated from the coding sequence ATGAAGACCATTAAAATCGGTACACGAAACAGCCCGTTAGCTATGTGGCAAGCAGAGAGAGTAGCTTCTCAGCTTCAGACTCTTGGGCACAAAACAGAACTTGTTCCGGTTGTCTCTACAGGAGATAAAAACTTACAACAGCCTTTATATGCACTAGGAATAACAGGTGTTTTCACAAAAGATCTGGATATTGCTTTGCTCAATAAAGAAATAGATATCGCAGTACATTCACTAAAGGACGTTCCTACAGCTCTTCCGACTGGTGTCATTATCTCTGCTGTACTGGAAAGAGATTTCCCTGAAGATGTACTGATTAGAAATCCAAAAGCAAAAGATAAGGATATCTCCGAATTATCGGTTGCTACCAGCAGTCTGAGAAGAAAGGCTTTCTGGCTAAACCAATATCCAAATACTCATTTTTCAGATATTCGTGGAAACGTACAAACACGTTTGAAAAAACTGGAAGATGGACTTGCAGATGCTACCCTGCTTTCTTTGGCGGGAATAAAAAGGATGGAAATGGATATTGAATACGAATATTTACCATTTCTGCTTCAGGCTCCATCACAAGGAGTTGTTTGTTGTGCATCTTTAGTGGAAAATGAAGAATTAACTTCAATATTAGCTCAGATTAATCACGGAGAAACATACAAATGTACTAAGGTAGAAAGAGATTTCCTTAGACATCTGGAAGGTGGATGTACAGCGCCAATTGGGGCCCGTGCAACAATTTCTGGCAACAGCATTACATTTGAAGGAAGAATTGCTTCTTTAGACGGCTCTAAAGAAATTGACCTGAAAGAAATTGCCGAGTGGAATGATGATCTGGGTGTCCGTTTTGCACAACAGGTTTTGGACAATGGTGGAAAAGCCATTATGGAAAAGATAAAAACCCAATTATAA
- a CDS encoding energy transducer TonB: MKRSLYYFCFLLFSVFCFSQQTEEFKEVKNFYDQHQLKVNEEFKRRLGLVRNFEEKIKLESEYGFFIKKLDSVRNQAYLGVLIKTKNLEQLAKLNKEVPQKKEVIVEKNPDHAAEYPGGIDKLREIVSNSFYFDADVDRNAVLKSIVTFVVERDGSIAQVKSEGDNIVFNRQAEICMYLVPDKFIPGTLHGVAVRSRFTFPITMKID, translated from the coding sequence ATGAAAAGATCTCTATATTATTTTTGCTTTTTATTGTTTTCTGTTTTTTGCTTTTCACAACAAACTGAAGAGTTCAAAGAGGTCAAGAATTTTTATGATCAGCATCAGTTAAAAGTTAACGAAGAGTTTAAACGGAGGCTTGGACTGGTTCGAAATTTCGAAGAAAAAATAAAACTGGAAAGCGAATATGGTTTCTTTATCAAGAAGCTGGATAGTGTTCGCAATCAGGCTTATCTTGGAGTTTTAATCAAGACTAAAAATCTTGAACAACTGGCAAAGCTAAATAAGGAAGTTCCCCAGAAAAAAGAGGTAATTGTAGAAAAAAATCCTGATCATGCAGCTGAGTATCCGGGCGGAATTGATAAGCTGAGAGAAATAGTAAGTAACTCTTTTTATTTCGATGCTGATGTAGATCGTAATGCTGTGCTGAAAAGCATTGTTACCTTTGTTGTTGAAAGAGACGGAAGCATTGCTCAGGTAAAATCAGAGGGGGATAATATTGTTTTCAACAGGCAGGCAGAAATATGTATGTATCTTGTGCCGGATAAGTTTATTCCGGGAACATTGCATGGAGTAGCAGTCCGATCCAGATTTACCTTTCCGATTACTATGAAAATTGACTAA
- a CDS encoding LacI family DNA-binding transcriptional regulator — MEKKPTIYDIAKALNVTTSTVSRALNNSSLISEETRKRVWEYAKKINYRHNKLASSLSSGKSNIVGIIIPNALIQFFSAVINSLEHELQQEGYNVLLYQTNESYSSEVNGIKTLLEAQVDGIIISPSLETYDFSHINKAHQEGIPVIQFDRIDDRLKLPSVSIDDEKAGYMVTKHLIDSGNERIGYISTNSEVQIFRQRFEGYKRALSEAGYPYRKSLVLLDEMSIKGGMYGARKMMESKHKPDAFIGGDDFTALGIIKELSKMNIVPPQISVVGFANQTFSEFITPSLSTIDQQAVNMGKECAKLFLKISKKKGGSNKTEKIVLEPILIERESS; from the coding sequence TTGGAAAAAAAGCCTACAATTTACGATATTGCCAAAGCGCTCAATGTTACAACATCTACTGTTTCCAGAGCATTGAATAACAGTTCGTTAATTAGTGAGGAAACAAGAAAAAGAGTATGGGAATATGCAAAAAAGATAAACTATCGTCACAATAAGCTCGCATCTTCATTAAGTTCCGGTAAGAGTAATATAGTAGGTATAATTATTCCCAATGCATTAATTCAGTTTTTTTCTGCTGTGATCAATAGTCTGGAGCATGAGCTGCAGCAGGAGGGTTATAATGTATTATTATATCAAACCAATGAGTCGTATAGTTCTGAAGTCAATGGTATAAAGACATTGCTTGAAGCTCAGGTAGATGGTATCATTATTTCTCCATCATTAGAAACCTATGATTTTTCACACATTAATAAAGCACACCAGGAAGGAATTCCTGTTATTCAGTTTGACAGAATAGATGATAGGCTAAAGCTTCCTTCAGTATCTATTGATGATGAAAAAGCCGGGTATATGGTGACGAAACATCTTATAGATTCAGGAAATGAACGCATAGGTTATATTTCTACAAACTCTGAAGTTCAGATTTTCCGACAGCGTTTTGAAGGCTATAAAAGAGCTTTGAGTGAAGCAGGATATCCATATAGAAAAAGTTTGGTTTTGTTAGATGAAATGTCTATTAAGGGAGGAATGTATGGCGCTAGAAAAATGATGGAGTCCAAGCATAAGCCAGATGCCTTTATCGGTGGAGACGATTTTACGGCTTTAGGCATTATTAAAGAGCTATCTAAAATGAATATTGTTCCGCCACAGATTTCAGTTGTAGGCTTTGCCAATCAAACGTTTTCAGAATTTATAACTCCAAGCTTGTCTACAATAGATCAACAGGCTGTAAATATGGGTAAAGAATGTGCAAAATTATTTCTAAAGATTAGCAAGAAAAAAGGAGGTAGTAATAAAACCGAAAAAATAGTTCTGGAGCCTATTCTTATTGAAAGAGAATCTTCATAA
- a CDS encoding type III pantothenate kinase, producing the protein MKSIVINIGNTNIRFGLFNGDNCEISWVINTKPYRTSDELFIQFLTLYQYNKIDIDNIEKIIIGSVVPQLTYDISRAVHKIHNMKPVLVDRSTPSGVQAKSKQMGTDIYANLVAAHNLYPDRKKIILDFGTALTASCVAETGETLGVIIAPGIITSLNSLINQTAQLPEIELKKPKSVLGLDTVTCMQSGMVYGFLGMVEGFVDRINNEVNDNCFVIATGGVSHVYKPLTEKIHVADRLHTLKGLYYLGKDL; encoded by the coding sequence ATGAAATCAATAGTCATCAATATCGGAAATACCAATATCCGTTTCGGTTTGTTTAACGGAGATAATTGTGAAATTTCCTGGGTAATCAATACAAAACCTTATCGTACGAGCGATGAACTATTTATTCAGTTCCTTACGCTTTATCAGTATAACAAAATTGATATTGATAATATTGAGAAAATCATTATTGGTTCTGTAGTACCCCAGCTTACCTACGATATCTCCAGAGCCGTACACAAAATCCATAATATGAAGCCTGTTCTGGTAGATCGCAGTACACCTTCTGGTGTACAAGCCAAGTCTAAACAGATGGGAACAGATATCTATGCAAATCTTGTAGCGGCACACAATCTTTATCCGGACAGAAAAAAGATTATTCTGGACTTCGGAACCGCACTTACGGCGAGCTGCGTTGCAGAAACAGGTGAAACATTGGGCGTTATTATCGCTCCCGGGATTATTACCTCACTCAATTCATTGATTAATCAGACTGCCCAATTGCCTGAAATTGAATTAAAGAAACCAAAATCTGTATTAGGGTTAGATACTGTAACCTGCATGCAAAGCGGAATGGTCTATGGCTTCCTTGGAATGGTAGAAGGCTTTGTAGACAGAATCAATAACGAAGTGAATGATAACTGCTTTGTAATTGCAACGGGCGGAGTCTCCCATGTATATAAGCCTCTGACAGAAAAAATTCATGTTGCAGACAGGCTACATACCCTTAAAGGGCTTTACTACTTGGGTAAAGATTTATAA